The region CCCGCCGCTGGACGATGACCTGGAACCGCTGGATGACACGCGTGGGGAGCTCGCGCCGTCGCTGGACCCGGCGCAGGTCATCATCTGTCGCTCGCCGCTCGCGCAGCGGCCCGGCGAGGAGATTGGCGGTGGCCACGGCATCCTGGATGGCGAGGTTGATGCCGACGCCGCCCACGGGGGACATGGCGTGCGCGGCGTCACCGATGCAGAGGAGCCCCGTGC is a window of Candidatus Methylomirabilota bacterium DNA encoding:
- a CDS encoding FAD-dependent monooxygenase, whose translation is TGLLCIGDAAHAMSPVGGVGINLAIQDAVATANLLAGPLRERRATDDDLRRVQRRRELPTRVIQRFQVIVQRRVIGPVLSSTGPSRPPLIVRVLARLPGLPRIPARLIGLGVRPEHVRTPEAPLNRASQPR